A region of Etheostoma cragini isolate CJK2018 chromosome 24, CSU_Ecrag_1.0, whole genome shotgun sequence DNA encodes the following proteins:
- the LOC117939658 gene encoding nuclear receptor subfamily 4 group A member 2-like isoform X1 has product MPCVQTQCGSSPQGASPASQSAGGERSCDFLTPEFVKYSMDLTNSEISTSTSAPSFGSMGDTYGAGYDVKPPCLFQMPVQGELSCVKVEDTHGCPRYQPGQPHPHQSDELLSSPGSIYYYRPPSPHTPITSNFQTPPGHIWEDSGSLYSFREDYLAAAHRKNTLSRFSLFSLKHAPHGGQSLSTCQMKADGSLHVSMNLDAAGAHQTLDSPGVLGSTAHGKQPGVGFPHPLQFAHGQHFMDYQTSCAPSRGPLSAEGLCAVCGDSAACQHYGVRTCEGCKGFFKRTVQKNAKYVCLAAKSCPVDKRRRNRCQYCRFQKCLAVGMVKEVVRTDGLKGRRGRLPSKPKSLPDSSLPVSTLLSTLIRAHVDSNPPPSRLDFLKFKESPGSPPGDDAQHVRQFYDLLTRSMEVIRGWAQKIPGFTSLPKHDQDLLFYSAFLELFVLRLSYRSNPEDGKLIFCDGSVWHRLQCLRGFGEWIDSIVEFSANLQRMNLDVSTFSCICSLALVTAERHGLKEPKKVEELQNNIVKCLKDADGLSDRWSNPLSRLLDKLRELRTLCIQGLQRIFYLKLEDLVPPPAVIDKLFLDTLPF; this is encoded by the exons ATGCCGTGTGTGCAGACCCAGTGCGGCTCCTCTCCTCAAGGAGCCAGCCCGGCCTCCCAGAGCGCGGGTGGAGAGCGCAGCTGCGACTTTCTCACCCCGGAGTTTGTCAAGTATAGCATGGACCTTACGAACAGTGAAATCTCCACTTCAACATCGGCTCCCAGTTTCGGCTCCATGGGTGACACTTACGGCGCCGGGTACGACGTGAAGCCCCCGTGTCTCTTCCAGATGCCGGTGCAGGGGGAGCTCTCGTGCGTCAAGGTGGAGGATACGCACGGGTGTCCGCGGTATCAGCCGGGTCAGCCTCACCCGCACCAGTCCGACGAGCTGCTCTCCTCCCCGGGCTCCATTTATTACTACCGGCCTCCGTCGCCGCACACCCCCATCACATCCAACTTTCAAACTCCACCCGGACACATATGGGAGGACTCTGGCTCTCTGTACAGTTTTCGAGAGGACTATTTGGCGGCGGCGCACAGGAAAAACACACTCTCCAGATTCTCGCTGTTTTCCCTAAAACACGCGCCACACGGCGGCCAGAGCTTGTCCACCTGCCAGATGAAAGCAGACGGATCTCTGCATGTGTCCATGAACCTTGACGCAGCCGGGGCGCACCAAACGCTGGATAGCCCCGGCGTCCTGGGCTCCACTGCCCACGGAAAGCAGCCCGGAGTGGGATTTCCTCACCCGCTCCAGTTCGCCCACGGACAACACTTTATGGACTACCAGACCTCTTGTGCTCCCAGCCGGGGACCGCTGAGCGCGGAGGGACTGTGCGCCGTCTGCGGGGACAGCGCAGCATGCCAGCACTACGGAGTGCGCACCTGCGAGGGCTGCAAGGGTTTCTTCAAG CGCACAGTACAGAAAAATGCCAAGTACGTGTGTTTGGCAGCCAAAAGCTGCCCGGTGGACAAACGCAGGAGGAACCGATGCCAATATTGCCGCTTCCAGAAGTGCCTTGCGGTGGGAATGGTCAAAGAAG TGGTGAGGACAGACGGTCTGAAAGGACGAAGGGGACGCCTGCCGTCCAAACCCAAATCTCTCCCGGACTCATCTTTACCAGTCAGCACCCTCCTGAGCACCCTCATCAGGGCGCACGTGGACTCGAACCCTCCGCCTTCTCGCCTTGACTTTCTTAAA TTTAAGGAGAGTCCAGGAAGCCCCCCGGGCGACGACGCCCAGCACGTGCGGCAGTTCTACGACCTCCTGACCAGATCGATGGAGGTGATCCGGGGCTGGGCCCAGAAGATCCCGGGCTTCACCTCCCTGCCCAAGCACGACCAAGACCTCCTCTTCTACTCGGCTTTCCTGGAGCTCTTCGTCTTGCGGCTGTCATACAG ATCCAACCCGGAGGACGGGAAGCTGATCTTCTGCGACGGGTCGGTGTGGCACCGGCTCCAGTGCCTGCGTGGCTTTGGGGAGTGGATCGACAGCATCGTTGAGTTCTCCGCTAATCTGCAGAGGATGAACCTGGATGTGTCTACCTTCTCTTGCATATGCAGTCTCGCCTTGGTCACCG CAGAGCGGCACGGACTGAAGGAGCCGAAGAaggtggaggagctgcagaacaACATAGTGAAGTGCTTGAAGGACGCCGACGGCCTCTCGGACCGCTGGTCTAACCCCTTGTCCAGACTTTTGGATAAACTGCGTGAACTTCGCACTCTGTGCATCCAAGGCCTGCAGAGGATCTTCTATCTGAAGCTGGAGGACTTGGTGCCGCCGCCTGCAGTGATAGATAAGTTATTCCTCGACACGTTGCCATTTTAG
- the LOC117939658 gene encoding nuclear receptor subfamily 4 group A member 2-like isoform X2 — protein MPCVQTQCGSSPQGASPASQSAGGERSCDFLTPEFVKYSMDLTNSEISTSTSAPSFGSMGDTYGAGYDVKPPCLFQMPVQGELSCVKVEDTHGCPRYQPGQPHPHQSDELLSSPGSIYYYRPPSPHTPITSNFQTPPGHIWEDSGSLYSFREDYLAAAHRKNTLSRFSLFSLKHAPHGGQSLSTCQMKADGSLHVSMNLDAAGAHQTLDSPGVLGSTAHGKQPGVGFPHPLQFAHGQHFMDYQTSCAPSRGPLSAEGLCAVCGDSAACQHYGVRTCEGCKGFFKRTVQKNAKYVCLAAKSCPVDKRRRNRCQYCRFQKCLAVGMVKEVVRTDGLKGRRGRLPSKPKSLPDSSLPVSTLLSTLIRAHVDSNPPPSRLDFLKFKESPGSPPGDDAQHVRQFYDLLTRSMEVIRGWAQKIPGFTSLPKHDQDLLFYSAFLELFVLRLSYRSNPEDGKLIFCDGSVWHRLQCLRGFGEWIDSIVEFSANLQRMNLDVSTFSCICSLALVTERHGLKEPKKVEELQNNIVKCLKDADGLSDRWSNPLSRLLDKLRELRTLCIQGLQRIFYLKLEDLVPPPAVIDKLFLDTLPF, from the exons ATGCCGTGTGTGCAGACCCAGTGCGGCTCCTCTCCTCAAGGAGCCAGCCCGGCCTCCCAGAGCGCGGGTGGAGAGCGCAGCTGCGACTTTCTCACCCCGGAGTTTGTCAAGTATAGCATGGACCTTACGAACAGTGAAATCTCCACTTCAACATCGGCTCCCAGTTTCGGCTCCATGGGTGACACTTACGGCGCCGGGTACGACGTGAAGCCCCCGTGTCTCTTCCAGATGCCGGTGCAGGGGGAGCTCTCGTGCGTCAAGGTGGAGGATACGCACGGGTGTCCGCGGTATCAGCCGGGTCAGCCTCACCCGCACCAGTCCGACGAGCTGCTCTCCTCCCCGGGCTCCATTTATTACTACCGGCCTCCGTCGCCGCACACCCCCATCACATCCAACTTTCAAACTCCACCCGGACACATATGGGAGGACTCTGGCTCTCTGTACAGTTTTCGAGAGGACTATTTGGCGGCGGCGCACAGGAAAAACACACTCTCCAGATTCTCGCTGTTTTCCCTAAAACACGCGCCACACGGCGGCCAGAGCTTGTCCACCTGCCAGATGAAAGCAGACGGATCTCTGCATGTGTCCATGAACCTTGACGCAGCCGGGGCGCACCAAACGCTGGATAGCCCCGGCGTCCTGGGCTCCACTGCCCACGGAAAGCAGCCCGGAGTGGGATTTCCTCACCCGCTCCAGTTCGCCCACGGACAACACTTTATGGACTACCAGACCTCTTGTGCTCCCAGCCGGGGACCGCTGAGCGCGGAGGGACTGTGCGCCGTCTGCGGGGACAGCGCAGCATGCCAGCACTACGGAGTGCGCACCTGCGAGGGCTGCAAGGGTTTCTTCAAG CGCACAGTACAGAAAAATGCCAAGTACGTGTGTTTGGCAGCCAAAAGCTGCCCGGTGGACAAACGCAGGAGGAACCGATGCCAATATTGCCGCTTCCAGAAGTGCCTTGCGGTGGGAATGGTCAAAGAAG TGGTGAGGACAGACGGTCTGAAAGGACGAAGGGGACGCCTGCCGTCCAAACCCAAATCTCTCCCGGACTCATCTTTACCAGTCAGCACCCTCCTGAGCACCCTCATCAGGGCGCACGTGGACTCGAACCCTCCGCCTTCTCGCCTTGACTTTCTTAAA TTTAAGGAGAGTCCAGGAAGCCCCCCGGGCGACGACGCCCAGCACGTGCGGCAGTTCTACGACCTCCTGACCAGATCGATGGAGGTGATCCGGGGCTGGGCCCAGAAGATCCCGGGCTTCACCTCCCTGCCCAAGCACGACCAAGACCTCCTCTTCTACTCGGCTTTCCTGGAGCTCTTCGTCTTGCGGCTGTCATACAG ATCCAACCCGGAGGACGGGAAGCTGATCTTCTGCGACGGGTCGGTGTGGCACCGGCTCCAGTGCCTGCGTGGCTTTGGGGAGTGGATCGACAGCATCGTTGAGTTCTCCGCTAATCTGCAGAGGATGAACCTGGATGTGTCTACCTTCTCTTGCATATGCAGTCTCGCCTTGGTCACCG AGCGGCACGGACTGAAGGAGCCGAAGAaggtggaggagctgcagaacaACATAGTGAAGTGCTTGAAGGACGCCGACGGCCTCTCGGACCGCTGGTCTAACCCCTTGTCCAGACTTTTGGATAAACTGCGTGAACTTCGCACTCTGTGCATCCAAGGCCTGCAGAGGATCTTCTATCTGAAGCTGGAGGACTTGGTGCCGCCGCCTGCAGTGATAGATAAGTTATTCCTCGACACGTTGCCATTTTAG